The Magnetococcales bacterium DNA segment GCGGGAGTTTCATTCCTGCCGATTTTTTGACCCACCTGGAAGAGTCCCGTGACGCCGAAAGGCAGGCCCTGGAGCGCCTGTTTTTGGAGAACCTGCGTGCCCAAAGGGCGATCCATCGGGGCAAAAACTGGTTTCGCCTCTTTCTGGCCCTTTTTTTGGTCGCTGTGCTGGCGTTGGTCGCCATCGACAGCGGCAAGGGCATGGAAATGGATTCGCTCTCCCTGGCACAAAACCACACCGCTGCGGTGGACATTTACGGCGTTATCATGCCGGAAACCGAGGGCAACGCCGATAGCGTCATCAGCGGATTGAAATCTGCCTTTGACGATAAAAAAACGCGCGGCGTCATTCTGCGGATCAACACTCCCGGGGGGAGTCCGGCCCAGGCCGGCATGATTTTCGACGAAGTCATGCGGTTGCGGTCAAAGCATCCATCCATACCCGTCTATGCCGCCGTGGAGGACATTTGCGCGTCGGGTGGCTATTACATCGCCGCCGCCGCCAAAGAGATCTACGCCGACAAGGCCTCCCTGGTCGGCTCCATCGGTGTGGTCATGCAATCCTTCGGTTTGAAATCCACCCTGGAAAAGTTGGGTATGGAGAGCCGTACCCTGACCTCCGGTGAACACAAGGCCTTCCTGGATCCCTTCCAGGATGTCAAGCCGGAGGAAAAGATCCATGCGCAAAACATGCTCAACAAAATCCACCAGCAATTTATCAGCGCTGTCCGTAAAGGCCGGGGGGATCGGTTGAAGGGCACCAATGAAAAATTGTTCAATGGACTCTTCTGGACGGGAGAGGATGCCGTATCCCTGGGCCTGGTGGATGGTCTGGGTTCGGATCGTTGGATTGCCCGGGAGCTTGTCCGGGAAGAAAGAATGGTCAATTTTACGCACAAGGAAGATTGGATGGCTCGCGTCACGGATCGACTTGTTAGTTCTACGTCCGCCGCTCTGCAATGGCGGCAGGGATCTCCCTGGCGATGACACCGCCTGACGGACACGGGAATTTTCCCACTGTTGACCCTCGCATCGACCCCAAAGGAGAACGACATGTTAGTGGCATACCGCCAACACGTAGCTGATCGACAGAAAGAAGGCGTCCCCCCGTTGCCCCTGGATGCCGAGCAAACCCGGGCCCTGGTCAAGCTGTTGCAAAATCCCCCCGCCGGTGAGGAAAAATTTTTGGCCGATCTGCTGGCCAATCAGGTTCCCCCCGGTGTGGATGATGCTTCGCAAGTCAAAGCCGAATTCCTTGGCGATGTGGCCAAGGGCAAGGTCTCCTGCCCGGTCATCAAACCTGCTGATGCCGTGCGCCTGCTCGGCTCCATGATGGGCGGATTCAACGTCCAACCTCTGATCGACCTGCTGGACAATCAGGCCCTGCTCCAGGATGTCGTGGCCGCGTTGTCCAATACCCTTCTCGTCTATGACAAATTTGAAACCGTCGTCGCCAAGGCCAAAAGCAATGCCGGCGCCAAACAGATTTTGCAAAACTGGGCCGATGCCACCTGGTTTACCTCACGCGCCGAGCTGCCTGAAACCGTGACCGCAACGGTCTTCAAGGTGGACGGCGAAATCAACACGGACGACTTCTCCCCGGCCTCGGAGGCGTGGAGCCGTCCCGATATCCCCATGCATGCCAAATCCATGCTGGTCAACCGGAAACCCGGATCCCTCCAGGAGATCGAAGCCCTGCGCCAGAAAGGCCATCCGCTCGCCTTCGTCGGCGATGTGGTGGGAACCGGTTCCTCGCGCAAATCGGCGGCCAACTCCCTGATCTGGTGCATCGGACAGGATATCCCATACGTTCCGGCCAAACGGACGGGAGGGGTGGTCATCGGCGGCACGATCGCGCCGATCTTCTTCAATACCGCGGAAGATTCCGGCATGCTGCCCATCCAGTGCGATGTCAGCCAGTTGAAATCCGGTGATGTGATTACCATCAACACCAAAACCTGTTCCATCACCCGGGATGGTCAACAGGTCTCCTCTTTCCAGTTGCAACCCCGCACCCTGCCGGACGAGTTTCGTGCCGGTGGCCGCGTCAACCTGATCATTGGCCGAAAGTTGACCGCCCGCGCCCGGGAAATCCTGGGGCTGCCCCCGGCCACCCTCTTTCAACAACCCAGCGTCCCGCCCGACACCGGCAAAGGGTACACACTCGCGCAGAAGATGGTCGGCAAAGCCTGCGGGTTGCCCGGCGTGCGGCCCGGCACCTACTGCGAGCCAGCCATGTCCACCGTGGGCTCCCAGGATACCACCGGCCCCATGACCCGCGACGAGATCAAAGAGTTGGCCTGCCTGGGCTTTTCGGCTGATCTTGTCATGCAGAGTTTCTGCCATACCGCCGCCTATCCCAAGTCCGTGGATATCAAGACCCACAAAACCCTGCCCGGATTTTTCACGGATCGCGGTGGCGTCGCCCTGCGCGTTGGAGATGGCGTCGTCCACTCCTGGGTCAACCGGATGGTCCTGCCGGATGCGGTGGGCACCGGTGGGGACTCGCATACCCGCTTCCCCATCGGCATCTCCTTCCCGGCTGGCTCCGGTCTCGTCGCCTTTGCCGCTGCCACGGGCATCATGCCCCTGGAGATGCCCGAGTCGGTCCTGATCCGTTTCAAGGGCACCATGCAACCCGGCATCACCCTGCGGGATCTTGTCAACGCCATTCCCTGGGTGGCCATCCAGAGGGGTCTGCTGACGGTCGCCAAAAAGGGCAAAAAGAATATTTTCGCCGGCACCATCCTGGAAATCGAAGGGTTGCCCAACCTTAAAGTGGAACAGGCCTTCGAGTTGTCCGACGCCTCCGCCGAGCGTTCCGCCACCGCCTGCACGGTGCGTCTGGCCAGGGAACCGGTCGAAGAGTACCTCCGCTCCAACGTCACCCTCTTCAAAAACATGCTGAACCAGGGCTACCAAAGCGCCGATGCCATCAAACGGCGCATCGCTCAAATGGAGGCCTGGCTGGCCAACCCGGTCCTGTTGGAACCGGACGCCAATGCCGAATATGCCCATGTCTTTGAAATCGACATGAACGAGATCAAAGAACCCATCGTTGCCTGCCCCAACGACCCGGACGATGTCAAACCCCTTTCACAGGTCGCCGGGGACAAGATTGATGAGGTGTTCCTGGGTTCCTGCATGACCAATATCGGCCACTTCCGCGCCGCCGCCCGTATTCTTGACGGCGCC contains these protein-coding regions:
- a CDS encoding S49 family peptidase, giving the protein MDKTEPSLQPPDPQERDPRPSLCGSFIPADFLTHLEESRDAERQALERLFLENLRAQRAIHRGKNWFRLFLALFLVAVLALVAIDSGKGMEMDSLSLAQNHTAAVDIYGVIMPETEGNADSVISGLKSAFDDKKTRGVILRINTPGGSPAQAGMIFDEVMRLRSKHPSIPVYAAVEDICASGGYYIAAAAKEIYADKASLVGSIGVVMQSFGLKSTLEKLGMESRTLTSGEHKAFLDPFQDVKPEEKIHAQNMLNKIHQQFISAVRKGRGDRLKGTNEKLFNGLFWTGEDAVSLGLVDGLGSDRWIARELVREERMVNFTHKEDWMARVTDRLVSSTSAALQWRQGSPWR
- the acnB gene encoding bifunctional aconitate hydratase 2/2-methylisocitrate dehydratase, producing the protein MLVAYRQHVADRQKEGVPPLPLDAEQTRALVKLLQNPPAGEEKFLADLLANQVPPGVDDASQVKAEFLGDVAKGKVSCPVIKPADAVRLLGSMMGGFNVQPLIDLLDNQALLQDVVAALSNTLLVYDKFETVVAKAKSNAGAKQILQNWADATWFTSRAELPETVTATVFKVDGEINTDDFSPASEAWSRPDIPMHAKSMLVNRKPGSLQEIEALRQKGHPLAFVGDVVGTGSSRKSAANSLIWCIGQDIPYVPAKRTGGVVIGGTIAPIFFNTAEDSGMLPIQCDVSQLKSGDVITINTKTCSITRDGQQVSSFQLQPRTLPDEFRAGGRVNLIIGRKLTARAREILGLPPATLFQQPSVPPDTGKGYTLAQKMVGKACGLPGVRPGTYCEPAMSTVGSQDTTGPMTRDEIKELACLGFSADLVMQSFCHTAAYPKSVDIKTHKTLPGFFTDRGGVALRVGDGVVHSWVNRMVLPDAVGTGGDSHTRFPIGISFPAGSGLVAFAAATGIMPLEMPESVLIRFKGTMQPGITLRDLVNAIPWVAIQRGLLTVAKKGKKNIFAGTILEIEGLPNLKVEQAFELSDASAERSATACTVRLAREPVEEYLRSNVTLFKNMLNQGYQSADAIKRRIAQMEAWLANPVLLEPDANAEYAHVFEIDMNEIKEPIVACPNDPDDVKPLSQVAGDKIDEVFLGSCMTNIGHFRAAARILDGAPPVPGRMWVVPPTRMDEEQLVEEGVYSIFGKSGARTEIPGCSLCMGNQARVRDNVTVFSTSTRNFDNRMGKGARTYLGSAELAAVCAILGKIPTVDEYMNLVRDKIEPKAGDTYKYLNFHLIKGYENKGVVIPIQKG